The DNA segment AGAGAACTTTATTTTCCATCCAGATTTTTACGGAGTTCACTTAAGAATGAGTAATATTAGTAGGGGTGGTTTAAGATGGTCAGATCGACATGATGACTATAGACAAGAGGTAAAATCTTTAATGATTACCCAAGAGGGTAAAAACTCTATTATTATCCCTGATGGTTCTAAGGGTGGTTTTGTAATAAATAAGGACACTTCAAAGGTAACAAAAGAGTATTTTAATGAAATCTACTCAATGTATATCAATGCAAACCTTGATTTAGTTGACAATATGGTAAATGGTGAAGTTGTAAGAGATTCAAATATTGTGGCTTATGATGAAGATGACCCATATTTTGTTGTTGCAGCAGATAAAGGAACTGCTTCTATGAGTGATGTTGCAAATGAGATTGCAATTAGTAGAGGTTATTGGTTGGGTGATGCTTTTGCAAGTGGTGGAAGTAATGGTTTTGGACATAAAGATTTGGGTATTACTGCAAAAGGTGCATTAATGTCAACAAAAAGATTCCTAGTTGAGATGGGAATTGATATGTATAGAGATAGTATCTCTGTTGTTGGAATTGGTTCTATGAGTGGAGATGTATTTGGAAATGGTCTTTTAGAATCAGACAAATTTAAACTCTATGGAGCAATAGGGCACAAAGAGATTCTTATTGACCCAAATCCAGATTTGGAAGAGAGTTTTTTAGAGAGAAAAAGACTTTTTGAGTCAAAAAATGGGGGTTGGAGCAATTATGACCCAACTAAGATCTCTAAAGGTGGAGGAGTTTTTTTACGAAGTGACAAAGAGATAGAACTTAGTGAAGAGATTAAGAAACTATTTAAAACAAAGAAGAAGTATGTTACAGGAGAAGAGCTTTGTGTAATGCTTCTTACTATGGAAGTTGATATGCTTTTTAATGGTGGAGTTGGAACCTATGTAAAAGCAAGTGATGAAAACTCACTTGATATTGGGGATAAACAAAATGAAGCCGTTAGGGTTGATGCAACTGATATAAAAGCAAAAATTGTTTGTGAAGGTGGGAATCTAGGTTTCACTCAAAAAGCAAGAATAGAGTATGCTTTAAGTGGTGGTAGAATAAATATTGATGGAATTGATAATGCTGGTGGAGTTGATACCTCTGACCATGAAGTAAACTTAAAAATCTTACTAAACAATGTAAGTACCCATGAAAACTTATGTTCCCAAGAGAAACAAAGCACTTTAAGATCTATGACTGAACAAGTTGTAACTTTGGTTTTACAAAGTAATTATAATCAAGCTTTAGCAATTTCACTTGATGAGAAGTTCTCTAGAAAACACCAAAATGATTTTATTAGAGCAATTGAAGTTTTAGAAAACAATGTTGAAGCTTTTAATAGAGCCTCATTTTTTATTCCAAAAAATGAAAATATAAATGAAGTGGTTGATATTGAAGGTTCAATTGTCCGACCTGTTCTTTGCTCACTTTTGTCATACTCTAAAATTTTTATGAAAAAAATATTAATGCAGTCAACTCTAATTGATGAGCAGTTTGCTTTACAATATTTATATAGATACTTCCCAAAATCATTTATAAGTGCCTATGAACATGATATTTTAAATCACCCATTAAGAAGAGAGATTATTGCAACAAAAATGGCAGATGTGATTATAAACTCTCAAGGAATCACCTTTATTAGTGATTATGAGAAGTTAGGAAATGAGAGATTTTTACTTAAAATTCAATCATATCTTGTTGTAAAAAGACTTCTTGGTGGAAGAGATATTAGAGAAAAAATCTACTCTCAAGACTATATTATGGATATAGAGAGACAATATGATTTAATAAATAGATTAGAGTATATTTTATCAGCTAGTACAAGATGGATGGTTAAATATCTAAAGAAAAATCAGTTAGATTCAGCTCATATTTTAGACCATAAAGATGAGTTGTTCTCTCTTCTTGCACAAGTACATAAACAAAGAGTAGAAGTATTAATAGAAGATGATAGTGAGTTTAATCTATTCTTCTCTGTATTAGATTATCTAAGATTTGCAATTCCTGCAATTGTTATTAAAACAAATACAAATCACTCATTTAAAGATGTGGTTATAGTGTTTTATTCACTAATTCATGAGTTTAATATTTTAGATATTATTGTTGCCCTAAACAAAATAAAAATTGCAAATAAAAATGACTTAATTTTAAGAAACCAAGTCTTACAGTTTATAGAGTTTATAGTTGTTCATTACACTAAAAAAATATTAGCCTTCCAAAGGGTAAATGAAGAGCCAGAAATTGCCTTCTCAAACTTTATAAACAATGAAAAAGAGACTTTCTTTAAAGTAAGAGAGACATTAGATATTTTTATGACTAGAGAGAATAAAGATATTAAAGAGGTTGCAGTTACAGTTAACCAAATTATGGTCTCTTTATTATAAAAATTGAGACTTTTAAAAAGTTAATTGGCATATATTTTACTAAGTATTATAATCTTGACTTATAAATATTATTTTAAGTTTTGATGTGATACCCTTTCCAAAAAAGGAGTTCTTATGAAAAGTAATATGGATGATGAATTATCTTTAGATAAAATTGATGATTATAATGGGAAAGAGACAAAAGAGAAAAAAAGAACAGTTCTTTATGTTGTTATTTTTTGTCTTTTAGTTGGTGCATTATTTGCTGTTATCAAATATACAAATCAAGTTGATGATTACGTAGGAACTCCAGAAGCTCCTGGAATTTCAACAACTAAAAACTAACAAAGGGTGTTTTAACACCCTTTTTCTGACATTTGTCTTAAATAATTTTAATTAAGTTTTAGGTTATTTTACTATAATTTTTAAAATAATAGAAAGCATATAATAATGAGATACACTCTTATACTACTAAATATTTTCATATCTATTTTTTTTGTTGCTTGTACAACACAAAAGAGTTTAGATGAAAAGATGATAAAAAATACTAAGAGTAAATCTTATGTTTCTAAAAAGTCTATTTTAGGGGACAAAAAGGTGACTGTTGGATATATTGAATATGTTTCTCTTCCCGCTTTTAATCTAACCTATAAAGCAAAAATTGATACAGGTGCAACAACAACTTCAATTCATGCTTTTGATATTATTGAGTTTGAAAAAGATGGCAAAAAATGGGTTAAATTTAAACTTGATGATACAAAAGGTGGTTTAATAGAAGAATCTCTTCCTGTTGAAAGAGTTGTTCATATAAAAAGACATGGTGTAGAAAACCAAGAGAGATATGTGGTTAAAATGCAATTAAAACTTGGTAAGACAACCCAAATTATCGATGTTTCTTTGACTAATAGAACTAAATTCAAATATCCTATTTTGATAGGAAAAAACTATTTACATGGACATATGATTGTTGATGTATCAAAAAAATTTCTCACATCTTTAGATGAAAAATAGATAGTTAGGTTATTTATAAAAAAGATTGTTAGTTTTGATTATTAATTGACAATTAATTGTTAGTTAGTAGAATTTGGCATTAATCTAAAGGTTCTTAGGTATATGTTTAACTCTTTTTTTGAATACCATAATAAAACAAAACACTCATACTATTCAGTAAGAAGTTTTCCCAACAGACTTGATTGGGACAATCAGCCAAGCGCTTTTAAGTCTTATCCTAAAGAGTTTAAAAAAATAGAACTTGATTTGGAAAAAGAGAATCATAGTTTTATCTACTATATTGCTGGAATTACAGCTAAAAAGAGCTATCCAGGAGTTGAATATTATTTAAGAGTAAATCCAAGTGCTGGAGCACTATATCCAAATGAAATCTATTTTCAAAGCAGAAACAATAAAGATATAGAAGATGGGATTTATCACTTTGATATTGCAAGTTCTTCCATAACCCTTCTTAAAAAAATCAAACAAGATGGAGTTGAGTCATATTTTGGTTTGAACAAGAAAACAG comes from the Halarcobacter ebronensis genome and includes:
- a CDS encoding ATP-dependent zinc protease, coding for MRYTLILLNIFISIFFVACTTQKSLDEKMIKNTKSKSYVSKKSILGDKKVTVGYIEYVSLPAFNLTYKAKIDTGATTTSIHAFDIIEFEKDGKKWVKFKLDDTKGGLIEESLPVERVVHIKRHGVENQERYVVKMQLKLGKTTQIIDVSLTNRTKFKYPILIGKNYLHGHMIVDVSKKFLTSLDEK
- a CDS encoding NAD-glutamate dehydrogenase domain-containing protein, which gives rise to MGTTSSDMNAICSQLLTPEDLKISNELFSEVIENVIVTNITDYLDSKSIKIYSTYQLFLSSITPILHDIGFMIVDEVTYNIRNGSQLIYVSRFNLRINDKEDMKKIDSAKINLEAIITRCLKDPSVFHSKVFSLVLKQNFDFRKLMLVKAIIEYLDQAVLTINSATMLNTLTSHHEITKLFVDYFCIKFNPKEKKRDELLKKLVENIEEKIKQIPQIMDDRILKLTFSLLQSLLRTNFYLNKETISFKIDTRSFAVNLKGLQPNLENFIFHPDFYGVHLRMSNISRGGLRWSDRHDDYRQEVKSLMITQEGKNSIIIPDGSKGGFVINKDTSKVTKEYFNEIYSMYINANLDLVDNMVNGEVVRDSNIVAYDEDDPYFVVAADKGTASMSDVANEIAISRGYWLGDAFASGGSNGFGHKDLGITAKGALMSTKRFLVEMGIDMYRDSISVVGIGSMSGDVFGNGLLESDKFKLYGAIGHKEILIDPNPDLEESFLERKRLFESKNGGWSNYDPTKISKGGGVFLRSDKEIELSEEIKKLFKTKKKYVTGEELCVMLLTMEVDMLFNGGVGTYVKASDENSLDIGDKQNEAVRVDATDIKAKIVCEGGNLGFTQKARIEYALSGGRINIDGIDNAGGVDTSDHEVNLKILLNNVSTHENLCSQEKQSTLRSMTEQVVTLVLQSNYNQALAISLDEKFSRKHQNDFIRAIEVLENNVEAFNRASFFIPKNENINEVVDIEGSIVRPVLCSLLSYSKIFMKKILMQSTLIDEQFALQYLYRYFPKSFISAYEHDILNHPLRREIIATKMADVIINSQGITFISDYEKLGNERFLLKIQSYLVVKRLLGGRDIREKIYSQDYIMDIERQYDLINRLEYILSASTRWMVKYLKKNQLDSAHILDHKDELFSLLAQVHKQRVEVLIEDDSEFNLFFSVLDYLRFAIPAIVIKTNTNHSFKDVVIVFYSLIHEFNILDIIVALNKIKIANKNDLILRNQVLQFIEFIVVHYTKKILAFQRVNEEPEIAFSNFINNEKETFFKVRETLDIFMTRENKDIKEVAVTVNQIMVSLL